Within bacterium, the genomic segment CACAGATGGACACAGATGAAACACTGATTTTATTTTTTTATCCGTGCTAATCCGTGTTAATCAGTGGCTGAATAGTTACTTTATTTCTATGTCTTTTCTGTTTCTCTGCGTCTCTGCGGTGAACGATTACCCCATTTTTTAAAAATCCTGTAAAGAGTGTTCGGAAATATCATCAGGTAAAACTACCTCTCCGCCTGCTCTAAATTCAGAAGTGCGGACATTAAAAATCCAATCATAGTTTTCAGCTGAGGTAATGATTTCTTTAATTGGTAGAGGTGAATCAATGATGTGAATCGTGTTTCCTAAAGTAAATGGATTTATGCGAAACTCATGGAAATATGGCCCAAATTGCGCCTCATTAGTATTAGTTAAGCCATTTTTATCGGTGCGTTGGAGTAGTTGTGTCATTACATCTTTACCATCAGTATATGCAATTTGCTTTTGCGTCCTTTCATCCCATATAAATCCTAATTTAGCCTGACGATGATGTTGACCATTATAGATTAGGATTGCATATCGTATATCCTTTAAGATATATTTTAAGTCTGAAAGTTTATCTTTTATTGGTTTTTGCAGAAATGATTTTTTCTGCTGTTTTTCTTCTGGCATTTGATATTTTGGCATTTTAATTGCATAGAATCCTACAGGGACTTTATTCTCAATCGTATATCCAGCAATAGCATCTCTGCTCTCACACATTAAATATCCTTCAAACATTTGCCTATTTTGTGGAAAATCAATATAGAAAGTAATTTTATGCAATGGAATACTCTGATTAAGATGTCCTGTGAACCCTTTGACTTGAAAAATTTGTTCACTATCATTAGTATATGTGCCTTGAAGATTGTAATTCTTTCCCTCCGAGCACAGGATTAATTGCAAAGTTCCTTTTAATCCATTAATATTAATATTATAGTTTCCACAAAAATCTGAGATTTGCACATAGGCATTTGCCACATTTATTAGTGTTATCAGAGGAATCATGGAAAAAAGAGCGAAAATGAACCGTTGCTCAAAGATTATCTTTTTCATTTAGTCGTTCCCCCTTTTTGTAATAATTTCCATGGATGTTTTTTTAAATCCAATGTTAGTTCTTCTATGTTTTTAGAGGCGTTTGTGAGACGATTAGCGATTTCTTCATCAGCTAATAATTTACCCAGACTACCTTCTCCTTTTTCTACTTTTTCAAGTATATTCTGGAGAGAAACTATGGTTTGACTTAATTCTGTAAATGTATTAGTTATATCCTTTTTTGTTCCAAGCACAGTATTGTTTATATTCTCAACGGTTTTATTTAATTGAATTGTGGTTTGCTTAAGTTTCTCGGTAGTTATTTTAACATCCTCACTATTTTCTTTAATTATCTTTTTTAATGAGGCACAGATTGCGTGGAGGTCTTTAATCGTTGAATTTAATTCATCTTTATTTTCAACTACTAATTCATTCAGGGTAATAGTAAAAATAAAGATATTTTTAATGATTTTATCAAATTCTACCCAGAGTTCTTCTCCGCCTAACATTTTATCCATAAAAGCAACTATTTTCTCTGATTTATAAACGACAGCCTCTGTTCTATTAAGCATTTCTTCTACATTCACTGGATTTATTCCCTGAATTACACTTTCTGATTTAAGAATTTTACCCTGATGTGTTCCCCGAGTAATTTCCACATATTTTTCTCCAACAATACCGAGGGAATTTATTGTAACCTGCGAATCACTTCTAATTTGAGCCGTGTGGTTTAATTTTAATGTTACTTCAATCTTCTCATTAACTAATTTAAGGTCTTTTACTTCACCAACTTCCATCCCGGCTAATCTTACTGGTGCACCCGCATCTAAACCACTAACATAGTCAAAATGAACGCGTATTAAGTATCCTTTGTAGAAAAAATATGGTCCACTGGCAACGATGATTAATATGCCTAAAATAGTTAATGCGACAGTAACCATAATTCCAACTTTTAATTCAGGACTTAGTTTCATTTATCTTCACTCCAATACTCCATTTATTGGTTTTCCTCCTGTAATGAATTGTTTAACAACAGGTTTTTTGGTGTTTCTTATTTCTTCAGGTGTTCCATCTTCAATAATCTTTCCATCTTCTAACATTGCAATTCTATCCGCAATTTGATATGCGGAAGTCATATCATGGGTAACAACAATAGAAGTTAATGATAGTTTTGCCTGAAGGTCTTTAATTAATTCATTTATTGCCGTTGCCATAATTGGGTCAATACCTGTTGTTGGTTCATCATACAGGATAATTTCAGGGTCTGCGGCAATCGCTCTGGCTAATCCAACCCTTTTTTTCATACCACCACTTAAATCGCAAGGCATTAAATTTTCTACCCCAGACAGACCTACAAGTTTTAGTTTTTCAGAAACTATCTTTGAGATAGTTGCATTATTTAATTTAGTATGTTCATCTAAGAAAAAGCCCACATTTTCCCGCACGGTTAGCGAGTCAAACAATGCCGCACCTTGAAAAAGCATGCCAAACTTTCTCCTGATTTGATTTAATTCATTTTCCTTAACTTTCGCAATATCTTTGCCAAAAATCTCTATTTTACCTTTATCAGGTTTTAGAATACCGATGATATGTTTTAAGAGAACACTTTTTCCACAGCCACTTCTGCCAATAATGACAATGACTTCCCCTTTATTTATCTGGATATTAACACCTTTTAAAACTTGAGTTTCCCCAAAATTCTTCCATAAATCAGTAATAAGAATCATCCTTACATCTCCACTTTTGATTTTGTAGTTGGATGCAATTAAAAAAGCACAATGGTTAAGAAATAATCCATCACTAAAATAAGCACGATTGAGATAACGACGGCGGAAGTCGTTGCCTTTCCAACCCCTTCAGCCCCACCATAGGTCGTAAAACCTTTGTAACAACTGACAAGCACAATCATTGCTCCAAAGAACATTGTTTTTATCAACCCACATATTATATCATCTGGGGCTAAAAAGTCAAGTGTTTTGTTAATATAAATGGAATGTTGGATTCCAAACTGCCACACGCCAATCATATATCCACCAAACATCCCAATAATATCAGCAAATATAGTTAGTAATGGGAGCATAATAATCGCGGCTAAAAACCTGGGTGCCGCTAAGTATTTAATTGGATTGACTGCCAGGGTATAGAGTGCATCAATTTGCTCGGTTACTTTCATACTGCCTATTTCAGCGGTAGTAGCGGCGCCAATTCTTCCTGCAACGATAATCGCGGTTAATACCGGCCCTAATTCCATAACCATAGACGCACCAACTAAACTG encodes:
- a CDS encoding MlaD family protein, which gives rise to MKLSPELKVGIMVTVALTILGILIIVASGPYFFYKGYLIRVHFDYVSGLDAGAPVRLAGMEVGEVKDLKLVNEKIEVTLKLNHTAQIRSDSQVTINSLGIVGEKYVEITRGTHQGKILKSESVIQGINPVNVEEMLNRTEAVVYKSEKIVAFMDKMLGGEELWVEFDKIIKNIFIFTITLNELVVENKDELNSTIKDLHAICASLKKIIKENSEDVKITTEKLKQTTIQLNKTVENINNTVLGTKKDITNTFTELSQTIVSLQNILEKVEKGEGSLGKLLADEEIANRLTNASKNIEELTLDLKKHPWKLLQKGGTTK
- a CDS encoding ABC transporter ATP-binding protein is translated as MILITDLWKNFGETQVLKGVNIQINKGEVIVIIGRSGCGKSVLLKHIIGILKPDKGKIEIFGKDIAKVKENELNQIRRKFGMLFQGAALFDSLTVRENVGFFLDEHTKLNNATISKIVSEKLKLVGLSGVENLMPCDLSGGMKKRVGLARAIAADPEIILYDEPTTGIDPIMATAINELIKDLQAKLSLTSIVVTHDMTSAYQIADRIAMLEDGKIIEDGTPEEIRNTKKPVVKQFITGGKPINGVLE
- a CDS encoding ABC transporter permease, with amino-acid sequence MKKRIYYFLEEIGGMSLFLPQIIIQIFKPPFRPKYIIHQLVEIGINTLPIVGLMSLFVGMVLAYLAYLQFKLVEFEMYTGSLVGASMVMELGPVLTAIIVAGRIGAATTAEIGSMKVTEQIDALYTLAVNPIKYLAAPRFLAAIIMLPLLTIFADIIGMFGGYMIGVWQFGIQHSIYINKTLDFLAPDDIICGLIKTMFFGAMIVLVSCYKGFTTYGGAEGVGKATTSAVVISIVLILVMDYFLTIVLF